In a single window of the Pseudogemmatithrix spongiicola genome:
- a CDS encoding LytR C-terminal domain-containing protein: protein MESRPVRRIRGRWILLALGVVAAAALLWRYARPNGEAGPARPQASRVARVVPDSLRIRTEVLNGTDVRGLARRGTFALRDLGFDVVGSGNSSEKVDSSVVYVHSGRMDWGELAARALGGARVVARPDSSRYLDLTVVLGRAWRPPAETFHP from the coding sequence ATGGAATCTCGTCCGGTAAGGCGCATCCGCGGACGCTGGATCCTGCTGGCGCTCGGCGTGGTCGCGGCGGCCGCGCTGCTGTGGCGCTATGCGCGGCCGAATGGCGAAGCGGGCCCGGCGCGCCCGCAGGCGTCGCGCGTCGCGCGTGTGGTCCCCGACAGCCTGCGCATCCGCACCGAAGTGCTCAACGGCACGGACGTCCGCGGCCTGGCGCGACGCGGCACCTTCGCGCTGCGGGACCTCGGCTTCGACGTGGTCGGTTCGGGCAACAGCAGCGAGAAGGTGGACTCGAGCGTCGTCTACGTGCACAGCGGCCGCATGGACTGGGGCGAGCTCGCGGCACGGGCGCTGGGTGGGGCGCGCGTCGTCGCGCGCCCCGACAGTTCACGCTACCTCGACCTCACGGTCGTGCTCGGACGCGCCTGGCGGCCGCCGGCGGAGACGTTCCACCCGTAG
- a CDS encoding VanZ family protein, with protein MPDASPPAAVPRAAARWTPPVLWLAIVLVGTSWPKLVLGPDGLGLDKVAHFSAYAILAALSLRATLTPRRLTTLVAVLAGVSLLGAVDEWHQSFIPGRSMSFADWVADTAGAGLGVLAVRFVPFLTPRRRPLP; from the coding sequence ATGCCTGATGCGAGTCCCCCTGCCGCGGTACCCCGTGCCGCGGCCCGCTGGACCCCTCCCGTCCTCTGGTTGGCGATCGTCCTCGTCGGAACCTCTTGGCCCAAGCTCGTGCTGGGGCCGGACGGCCTCGGCCTCGACAAAGTCGCCCACTTCAGCGCCTACGCCATCCTCGCGGCGCTCTCGCTGCGCGCGACGCTGACCCCTCGCCGGCTGACAACGCTTGTCGCCGTGCTCGCGGGCGTCTCGTTGCTCGGTGCCGTGGACGAATGGCATCAAAGCTTCATCCCGGGTCGATCCATGAGCTTCGCCGACTGGGTCGCCGACACCGCCGGCGCCGGCCTCGGGGTTCTCGCCGTCCGCTTCGTCCCTTTCCTCACGCCTCGCCGCCGCCCGCTTCCGTGA
- a CDS encoding methyl-accepting chemotaxis protein: MTNAIVVYRTTTPPLGTAAVLAACLLDPRWWEHPLLTLGLIVAATLARRFHLPVTKFTFVGVLGMVAVGGTLLAGPAAAALAVAVGVMLADGVLLGRGALPAWINASREALALLAAFGWYAWARGPMATGGEGLLGEAPAIVVFVVVHFALARTLQYLSLIVRDKLSPEERSLILRYEVIGLGASTFVLTAMLAAIHTLEPAGVALVAVMLGFAGLLLKRILEESIAAEELNTVLAMEAAVAADATVGSAIARLERMAYRLLEWKELRVLRWDGREATVIYRTGDGFLAVPEAAPRDGERLRSEALASREVLLLADANRDARVERSRADAASRAVAPLTFGDRLIGLLELDTPKRGAYGAKEGVLLKRVAQQLATTLHLMDLRAPLVATVERLTQEVATLTESARALRGGGDGVVRAVAEIERGLQEETEQLTQGLGSMRALAERTRAVATDAGAAHDGTRQASSVAAENRAAVEGALQQLLDAKGFTAESAARVTTLGATMREVTGFITVIRELAVQTNLLALNAAIEAARAGHEGRGFAVVAEEVRALADESGRAADDAQRALKGFEDQMQQTAQLMARGESLVGDAEARSAGSREALGRIVEGTAAAALNAARIAGSAEEQRRDVERMRERLTRLEAIVARNREGLASVSASVAGQADALRSLERATTELRDVVGALGVLTQRVTRTG, translated from the coding sequence CATCGTCGCGGCGACGCTGGCGCGCCGCTTCCACCTGCCCGTCACCAAGTTCACGTTCGTCGGCGTCCTTGGAATGGTCGCGGTGGGCGGCACCTTGCTCGCGGGGCCCGCGGCGGCCGCGCTCGCGGTCGCCGTCGGCGTGATGCTGGCCGATGGGGTCCTGCTCGGTCGCGGCGCCCTGCCGGCCTGGATCAACGCCTCGCGCGAAGCCTTGGCGCTGCTCGCCGCCTTCGGATGGTACGCCTGGGCTCGCGGACCGATGGCCACCGGCGGCGAGGGACTGCTCGGCGAGGCGCCTGCCATCGTCGTTTTCGTCGTCGTCCACTTCGCGCTGGCGCGTACGCTGCAGTACCTGTCATTGATCGTGCGCGACAAGCTCTCGCCCGAGGAGCGGTCGCTGATCTTGCGCTACGAGGTGATCGGACTCGGCGCGAGCACGTTCGTGCTGACGGCGATGTTGGCGGCGATCCACACGCTGGAGCCGGCGGGCGTCGCGCTGGTCGCGGTGATGCTCGGCTTCGCCGGGCTGCTGCTCAAGCGCATCCTCGAGGAGAGCATTGCGGCGGAGGAGCTCAACACCGTGCTGGCGATGGAGGCGGCGGTCGCCGCCGACGCCACGGTCGGCTCGGCCATCGCGCGACTCGAGCGCATGGCGTATCGCCTGCTGGAGTGGAAGGAACTGCGCGTGCTCCGCTGGGACGGACGCGAGGCGACGGTGATCTATCGCACGGGGGACGGCTTCCTGGCCGTGCCGGAGGCGGCACCCCGAGACGGCGAGCGCCTGCGCAGCGAGGCGCTCGCGTCGCGCGAGGTGCTGCTGCTCGCCGACGCCAACCGGGATGCGCGTGTGGAGCGCTCGCGTGCGGATGCGGCGTCGCGCGCCGTCGCGCCGCTCACCTTCGGCGATCGGCTCATCGGGTTGCTGGAGCTGGATACGCCCAAGCGCGGCGCCTACGGGGCCAAGGAGGGCGTCCTCCTCAAGCGGGTGGCGCAGCAGCTGGCGACGACGCTGCACCTGATGGACCTGCGGGCGCCGTTGGTCGCGACGGTGGAGCGCCTGACCCAGGAGGTGGCGACGCTCACGGAATCGGCGCGCGCGCTGCGCGGCGGTGGCGATGGCGTCGTGCGCGCGGTCGCGGAGATCGAGCGGGGCCTGCAGGAAGAGACGGAACAGCTCACCCAAGGTTTGGGGAGCATGCGGGCGCTGGCCGAGCGCACGCGTGCCGTGGCGACGGATGCCGGCGCCGCCCACGACGGCACGCGGCAGGCCTCGTCGGTGGCGGCGGAGAACCGCGCGGCGGTGGAAGGCGCGCTGCAGCAGTTGCTCGACGCCAAGGGCTTCACGGCCGAGAGCGCCGCGCGCGTGACGACGCTTGGCGCAACGATGCGCGAGGTCACGGGATTCATCACCGTGATTCGCGAGCTGGCTGTGCAGACGAACCTCCTCGCGCTCAACGCGGCGATCGAGGCGGCGCGCGCGGGGCACGAGGGGCGGGGATTTGCCGTCGTCGCCGAAGAGGTGCGCGCCCTCGCCGACGAGAGCGGGCGGGCGGCCGACGATGCACAGCGGGCCCTCAAGGGGTTCGAGGACCAGATGCAGCAGACCGCGCAGCTGATGGCGCGCGGCGAGTCGCTGGTGGGGGACGCCGAGGCGCGGAGCGCCGGCTCGCGCGAGGCACTCGGACGCATCGTCGAGGGCACGGCAGCCGCGGCATTGAACGCGGCGCGTATCGCCGGGAGTGCCGAGGAGCAGCGCCGCGACGTGGAGCGGATGCGCGAACGCTTGACGCGTCTCGAAGCCATCGTCGCGCGCAATCGCGAGGGTTTGGCCAGCGTCAGCGCCTCGGTGGCGGGGCAGGCGGATGCGCTGCGGAGCCTCGAACGGGCCACCACCGAGTTGCGTGACGTCGTCGGCGCCCTCGGCGTCTTGACCCAGCGCGTCACGAGGACCGGATGA
- the rlmN gene encoding 23S rRNA (adenine(2503)-C(2))-methyltransferase RlmN produces the protein MLNLLDLAPADAERTLRDFAVAHGEKPFRGSQVVPHLWQKPVASFEQMTDLPKAFRDLLAQHFTLPRLELLTEQKSVDGTCKFLFKLADGQSIETVAIPDGDRMTFCISSQVGCALKCAFCATGVMGFARNLTVSEIAGQVRELALLDPPVRATNIVFMGMGEPLMNWKAVEHVLTVLNDPKGFGIGARHITVSTVGVLPGIIALGQRKEQFRLAISIHAPSDELRGELMPVNIKYPLADVIRAAAEFDRRVTFEYVMLGGVNDKPEHADQLAKLARDCGAFVNLIPLHPGGSMGFTPTPPNEIAKFARRIRDRGVEVAIRKSRGMDIAAACGQLRVERLRRRPPGASEHDREVEVA, from the coding sequence ATGCTGAATTTGCTCGACTTGGCCCCCGCAGACGCCGAACGCACCCTGCGCGACTTCGCCGTGGCCCACGGCGAGAAGCCGTTCCGCGGCAGCCAGGTGGTCCCGCACCTGTGGCAGAAGCCCGTCGCCAGCTTCGAGCAGATGACGGACCTGCCCAAGGCCTTCCGGGACTTGTTGGCGCAGCACTTCACCCTGCCCCGCCTCGAGCTCCTGACGGAGCAGAAGTCCGTGGACGGCACGTGCAAGTTCCTGTTCAAGCTCGCCGACGGCCAGAGCATCGAGACGGTCGCCATTCCCGACGGCGATCGCATGACGTTCTGCATCTCGTCGCAGGTCGGCTGTGCCCTCAAGTGTGCGTTCTGCGCCACGGGTGTGATGGGCTTCGCCCGGAACCTGACGGTGAGCGAGATCGCCGGGCAGGTGCGCGAACTCGCGCTGCTCGATCCGCCCGTCCGTGCGACCAACATCGTGTTCATGGGCATGGGGGAGCCGCTCATGAACTGGAAGGCGGTGGAGCACGTGCTCACCGTGCTGAACGACCCGAAGGGCTTCGGCATCGGCGCGCGGCACATCACCGTCTCGACGGTCGGCGTGCTGCCCGGCATCATCGCGCTCGGGCAACGCAAGGAGCAGTTCCGCCTCGCGATCTCGATCCACGCGCCGAGCGACGAGCTGCGCGGCGAGCTCATGCCCGTGAACATCAAGTATCCGCTGGCCGACGTCATCAGGGCGGCGGCGGAGTTCGACCGGCGCGTCACCTTCGAGTACGTGATGCTCGGCGGCGTGAACGACAAGCCCGAACATGCCGACCAGCTGGCCAAGCTGGCGCGCGACTGCGGCGCCTTCGTGAACCTGATTCCGCTGCATCCCGGCGGTTCGATGGGGTTCACGCCCACGCCGCCGAATGAGATCGCGAAGTTCGCGCGCCGCATCCGCGACCGCGGCGTCGAGGTGGCGATCCGGAAGAGCCGCGGCATGGACATCGCCGCGGCCTGCGGGCAGCTACGGGTGGAACGTCTCCGCCGGCGGCCGCCAGGCGCGTCCGAGCACGACCGTGAGGTCGAGGTAGCGTGA
- the aspS gene encoding aspartate--tRNA ligase — MTAVDPLATTLRSHLGGALRLAHNGQRVTLGGWVHKSRDLGGQLFIDLRDREGLVQLAFNPHWTAADVIAKAVGIGLECAVLVDGVVAPRPDGLKNPEMATGEIEVRVSDIRVVGPATTPAIPVALDKEAKRPSEDLRLRHRVLDLRRPELQRNLVLRHRLMQVTRNFLSAQGYLELETPILTKPTPEGARDFLVPSRMHAGEFFALPQSPQIYKQLFMCAGFDRYFQIARCFRDEDLRADRQLEFTQIDIEASFITREDIIAMAEGLMQALWAEAGIAVQTPFPRMSYAEAMERYGCDRPDLRYGLEIRDLTAAFRGSESGIIQSAIAAGGRVRGIVVPGAATWSRKQVDELEAIAKGAGAGGLVRLKLAEGKLEGPLAKFLPAEATSSLGLAEGDLLLAVAGADRISSPALDRVRQECAARLNLADPNRREFLWVLDFPMFDKDPETGALAAVHHPFTSPNTDDMASRPDAPETWRAFAYDCVLNGTELGGGSIRTSDPAVQARMFQLLGIGEPAEQERRFGFLLEGLRAGAPPHGGIAFGFDRIAMILSNAESLRDVIAFPKTTAARALFEGAPSQVPAQDLDELHICVQE, encoded by the coding sequence GTGACCGCTGTCGATCCGCTCGCTACTACGCTTCGCTCGCACCTTGGCGGAGCCCTGCGCCTCGCGCACAACGGCCAGCGTGTCACGCTGGGTGGTTGGGTGCACAAGTCCCGCGACCTCGGGGGGCAGCTGTTCATCGACCTCCGTGACCGCGAGGGGCTGGTGCAGCTCGCGTTCAATCCGCATTGGACTGCCGCCGATGTCATCGCCAAGGCCGTGGGCATCGGACTCGAGTGCGCCGTGCTCGTCGACGGTGTGGTCGCCCCGCGCCCGGACGGCCTGAAGAACCCGGAGATGGCCACCGGCGAGATCGAGGTGCGCGTGAGCGACATCCGCGTGGTCGGGCCGGCGACGACGCCGGCGATTCCGGTCGCGCTCGACAAGGAAGCCAAGCGTCCGTCGGAAGACCTGCGCCTGCGGCATCGCGTGCTCGACCTGCGCCGTCCGGAGCTGCAGCGCAACCTCGTGCTGCGGCATCGCCTCATGCAGGTGACGCGCAACTTCCTGAGCGCGCAGGGCTATCTCGAGCTCGAGACGCCGATCCTTACGAAGCCGACGCCGGAAGGCGCGCGCGACTTCCTCGTGCCGAGCCGCATGCACGCGGGCGAGTTCTTCGCGCTGCCGCAGTCACCGCAGATCTACAAGCAGCTGTTCATGTGCGCCGGCTTCGACCGCTACTTCCAGATCGCGCGCTGCTTCCGCGACGAGGACCTTCGCGCGGACCGCCAGCTGGAGTTCACGCAGATCGACATCGAGGCCTCGTTCATCACCCGCGAGGACATCATCGCGATGGCCGAAGGCCTCATGCAGGCGCTGTGGGCCGAGGCGGGCATCGCGGTGCAGACGCCGTTCCCGCGCATGAGCTACGCGGAGGCGATGGAGCGCTACGGCTGCGATCGGCCGGACCTGCGCTACGGCCTGGAGATCCGCGACCTGACCGCGGCGTTCCGCGGCAGCGAGTCGGGCATCATCCAGTCGGCGATCGCGGCAGGTGGCCGCGTGCGCGGCATCGTGGTGCCCGGCGCGGCAACCTGGAGCCGCAAGCAGGTGGACGAACTTGAAGCCATCGCCAAGGGCGCCGGCGCGGGCGGGTTGGTGCGCCTCAAGCTGGCCGAGGGCAAGCTCGAAGGACCGCTGGCCAAGTTCCTGCCGGCCGAAGCCACAAGCTCGCTCGGGCTCGCCGAGGGCGACCTGTTGCTCGCCGTGGCGGGCGCGGATCGCATCTCGAGCCCGGCGCTGGATCGCGTGCGTCAGGAGTGCGCCGCGCGACTCAACCTCGCCGATCCGAACCGTCGCGAGTTCCTCTGGGTGCTCGACTTCCCGATGTTCGACAAGGATCCGGAGACCGGTGCGTTGGCGGCCGTGCACCATCCGTTCACCTCGCCGAACACGGACGACATGGCGTCGCGGCCGGACGCGCCCGAGACCTGGCGCGCGTTCGCGTACGACTGCGTGCTCAACGGCACCGAGCTCGGCGGCGGCTCGATCCGCACGTCGGACCCCGCCGTACAGGCCCGCATGTTCCAGCTGCTGGGCATCGGCGAGCCCGCCGAGCAGGAGCGCCGTTTCGGCTTCCTGCTCGAAGGCCTGCGCGCCGGCGCCCCCCCGCATGGCGGCATCGCCTTCGGCTTCGACCGCATCGCGATGATCCTCTCGAACGCCGAGTCCCTGCGCGATGTCATCGCGTTCCCGAAGACGACGGCGGCGCGTGCGCTGTTCGAGGGCGCTCCCTCGCAGGTGCCGGCGCAGGATCTCGACGAACTGCACATCTGCGTCCAGGAGTGA